A window from Fusarium musae strain F31 chromosome 8, whole genome shotgun sequence encodes these proteins:
- a CDS encoding hypothetical protein (EggNog:ENOG41), with protein sequence MRLLNVVDERLESFFGDENEVPPYGILSHRWGRDEITFQDLTQGSLQDLQGRQSFSKIWDLLYRADKDGLSYVWVDTCCIDKTSSAELSEAINSMFRWYQQSAKCYVYLDDFDTTLNSKIIKYDQVERYVILDESETSFFDSLWFTRGWTLQELIAPRNVEFYDKNWISFGSRDVRDGICTGCQGLDTLPQTLDSFAVSIKMSWASSRITTRKEDAAYCLLGLFNLNMPLLYGEGDKAFLRLQEAIVRQSKDQSVLLWRARPDVAPQGFAPGCLAPSSSAFKEPVHILGRRVFNRVDKKYEANFLGNLATMEITDTAIRTSLWICPCKVVPDGTQTPSRNLWLGIMHLAYDDDYLVRPALLLEYMGTVDMYRRVYHQHIVPVNPRITGGSFVVESSIGEVDRRLSLTPTLDEATKKDISILLQQSPINATAGPSPEEGPETGPVYFVLDKQKLDFTMDSGGSHPPFSRYRGRATQIPSRWAFQKCQHKVDGERYFGGIHFVNFMLEVPETSNLDQGPSRQGVGRFAYTAVIWGIHREVLQGNTDPSPWHLWCRVFDLPSFIQHARTSTEDLQPNQLYGEIDGLSAGEIQRRMKNQRSRLCLAVYEKLEIPQPSGPKALFPSSFGNDWAEDNMSYDGRHLAAKVASVEGLGRRVFELHIKIAGSQDTECMSME encoded by the exons ATGCGGCTTTTGAATGTGGTCGATGAACGGCTCGAGAGCTTCTTCGGCGACGAGAATGAGGTCCCACCATACGGGATTCTATCGCATCGGTGGGGGAGAGACGAAATCACCTTTCAAGACCTAACACAAGGGTCACTACAGGACTTACAGGGCCGTCAGTCATTCTCCAAGATCTGGGATCTTCTTTACCGGGCCGATAAAGATGGTTTATCCTATGTCTGGGTCGACACATGCTGCATCGACAAAACTAGCAGCGCAGAGCTCTCAGAGGCCATCAACTCCATGTTCAGGTGGTATCAGCAGTCAGCAAAATGCTATGTCTACCTCGACGATTTCGACACTACTCTCAACAGCAAGATTATTAAGTACGACCAGGTTGAGAGATATGTTATCCTCGATGAATCAGAGACTTCTTTCTTCGATAGCCTGTGGTTTACCAGAGGATGGACCTTGCAGGAGCTCATAGCACCACGAAATGTTGAGTTTTACGACAAGAACTGGATCAGCTTCGGTTCGAGAGACG TTCGCGACGGTATCTGTACTGGATGTCAAGGACTTGACACACTCCCTCAGACTTTAGACTCCTTCGCCGTCTCCATAAAAATGAGCTGGGCATCGTCCCGTATCACGACGCGCAAAGAAGATGCGGCCTATTGCCTCCTCGGTCTCTTCAACTTAAACATGCCCTTGCTATATGGCGAAGGTGACAAGGCATTCTTGCGTCTTCAAGAGGCCATCGTCCGGCAGTCAAAAGACCAGTCAGTCCTGCTATGGCGCGCTCGGCCTGATGTTGCACCTCAAGGGTTTGCACCAGGCTGTTTGGCTCCTTCATCCAGTGCCTTCAAGGAGCCTGTTCACATTCTTGGCCGCCGGGTCTTCAACAGGGTCGACAAGAAGTATGAGGCGAATTTCCTCGGCAATTTGGCTACCATGGAGATCACTGATACAGCTATACGTACCAGCCTGTGGATTTGTCCTTGCAAGGTGGTGCCGGACGGAACTCAGACTCCTTCTCGAAATCTGTGGCTGGGTATAATGCATCTTGCATACGACGATGATTATCTTGTGCGACCTGCCTTGCTGCTAGAGTATATGGGAACTGTCGATATGTACCGAAGAGTATATCATCAGCATATTGTTCCCGTCAATCCCAGGATAACTGGAGGTTCGTTCGTTGTAGAGTCATCAATTGGCGAAGTCGATCGACGTTTGTCGCTCACCCCAACCCTCGACGAGGCCACCAAGAAGGACATCAGCATTCTGCTTCAACAAAGCCCTATCAACGCAACCGCCGGTCCTTCTCCTGAGGAGGGTCCGGAGACTGGCCCGGTGTATTTTGTTTTGGATAAGCAGAAGCTGGATTTTACCATGGACAGCGGAGGCAGCCACCCTCCGTTCAGCCGTTACCGAGGTCGCGCCACCCAGATACCGTCACGCTGGGCTTTTCAGAAGTGCCAACACAAAGTGGACGGTGAGAGATATTTTGGCGGCATTCACTTTGTTAATTTTATGCTTGAGGTCCCGGAAACATCAAACTTGGATCAAGGGCCAAGCAGGCAAGGTGTTGGTCGATTTGCGTACACGGCTGTCATATGGGGTATACATCGCGAAGTGCTCCAAGGGAATACCGATCCATCTCCGTGGCATCTGTGGTGCCGGGTCTTTGATCTTCCCAGCTTCATACAACACGCCCGGACTTCAACTGAAGATCTCCAGCCAAACCAGCTCTATGGCGAGATTGACGGGCTCAGTGCAGGCGAGATCCAGAGGCGCATGAAGAACCAGCGGTCGCGGCTTTGTCTAGCTGTATATGAGAAGCTCGAGATTCCGCAGCCATCAGGTCCGAAGGCACTATTCCCTTCCTCTTTCGGGAATGACTGGGCGGAGGATAATATGAGTTATGACGGAAGGCATTTGGCAGCCAAGGTTGCGTCGGTTGAGGGACTGGGTCGGAGGGTTTTTGAGCTGCATATCAAGATCGCGGGTAGTCAAGACACAGAATGCATGTCTATGGAGTAA